CCTCGCGGACGGCCGCGTCGAGGTCGTCGGCGAAGGGCCCCGCGCCGATCTCGAGCACTGGCTGGTGTTCCTCCGCCGCGGGCCGGCGCACGCCGTCGTCGACGACGTCGACGTGCAGTGGGGGCAGGGAGGGGGCGTGCGTGGGTTCCACGTTCACTGACGCGCCCGCCCCGCTCGACGCCGCCGCCCTCGCCGCGATCCCCGGCGTGCTGGGCACGATCGCGCGGGAGCGGGCCGCCGCGTACGCCTCCGCCCCGGTCCCGGATCCCCTCCCTGCGCCCGACCCCGCGTCCGACCCGCCGGTCGCCGCCGTGGGGGGCGGCCGGCTCGCGTCGGCGCTCGGCGGGGCGGGCCTCGCGGTGCTGGCCGAGATCAAGCGCCGCAGTCCGTCGCAGGGCGCGATCGCGGACCTCGACCCGGTGGCCGCCGCCCACGCGTACGTCGCGGGCGGGGCGGCCGCCGTGTCGGTGTTGACGGAGCCGACCCACTTCGGGGGCGACCTCGCCCACCTCCACGCCGTCGCGGCAGCCGTCGACGTGCCCGCCCTCCGCAAGGACTTCGTGGTGCACCCCGCGCAGATCCTCGAGGCCCGCACCGCGGGCGCCGCCGGCGTCCTGTTGATCGCCGCGGTCCTCCGCGCGGCGTTGCCGGCGTACGTCGCCTACGCGCACGCCGCCGGCCTCGACGCGCTCGTGGAGGTGCACGACGCGGCGGAGACCGACGACGCGTTGGCGGCCGGGACGCGCCTGTTGGGGGTGAACAACCGCGACCTGCGGACGCTGGACGTCGATTTGGACGTCGCCCCCCGCCTGCTGGCGCGGGCGCGCGCGCAGGGGTTCGACGGCGTCGCGGTCGCCGAATCCGGGTACGCCACGCCCGCCGACCTCGCGCCCGTCCGGGGCGTCGCGGACGCCGTTCTCGTGGGCACGTCGCTCGCCGGGTCCGGCGACCTGGGGGCCGCCGTCCGCGCGTTGCGCGAGGCGGAGGTCGCCCCGTGAGCGGGGGCCCGCCCGACGCCCACGTGATCACCGGCGCGTCGAGCGGCATCGGGGCGGCCACCGCCCGCGCCGCCGCCACGCCCGGCCGGACCCTGCACCTGCAGGGGCGCGACGCGGACCGCCTCGCGTCGGTCGCGGACGCGGTCCGCACCGCCGGGGCGGAGGCGGTCGTCCACCCGTGCGACCTCACCGACGACGCTGCCGTCGCGCGGCTCGCCGAGGCCCTCCCCGACCGCCTCGCCGGCGTCGTGCACGCGGCCGGCGTCGCGCACCTGGGGCGCCTAGGCGCGCTCGGCGTCGAGGCGCTGGACGCGCAGTGGACGCTGAACGTCCGCGCGCCGTTCGTGCTCACCCGCGCGCTCCTGCCCGCCCTCCGGGCGGGGCGGGGGCGCGTCGTGTTCGTCAATTCCGGCGCCGGTCAGCGGGCGCGGGCCGGGTGGGGCGGCTACGCCGCGTCGAAGTTCGCGCTCCGCGCGCTCGCCGACGCGTTGCGGGAGGAGGAGTCGCCCGGCGTGCGCGTCACGACGATCTACCCCGGCCGGACCGCGACCCCCATGCAGCGCGACGTGCGGCGCATGGAGGGCGGACCGTACGACCCCGATGCGTACCTGACGCCGGAGGCGGTCGCCGCCTGGATCGTGCACGCCCTCGACGCCCCCCCGGGGGTGGACGTGCCCGACGTGTCGGTGCGGCCGGCGTGAGGGCCGTCGCCGGCCTCGCCGTCGGGCTCGCGCTCGGCCTCGTCGCGAGCCTCGTGACGCCGCCGGGCGTCGCCGTCGCCCAGGGGGCGACCTCGCCGAGCGACGCGACGTCGGACGCCGTGCCCGCGTCGGCGCGCCTCACGGTCGTGCCGGACGGCCCGCAACGCCTCGACCTCGCGACGCTCGTCACGGAGCTTCCCGAGGGGGGACGGATCGTGGACGCCGAGACCGGCCTGGCACTCGACGCCGAGCGCATCCGGTTCCTCGAGGGGGCGTTCGTGGAGGCGGACGGGGTGTCCGCCGAGCTGGAGGCCGCCCGCTTCGATGCGCCCCGCCTCGAGGTCGACCTGGCGGCGGGGCGCGCCGTCGCCCCGGACGGCGTCGCGTACGTCGGTGCGGGGCTCGAAGTGAGCGCCACGTCGGCGCGGATCGTCTTCGGTCCCGACCTCGTCCGCTTCGATGCGCCCCGCGCCCGGCGGCCCGACCTCGAGGCGCGAGCGCTGCTGGTCGACGTCGCGAGCGGCGCTGCGTGGCTGCTCGGGCCGTACCGCTACGCCGAAGGCCTCCTGACGCTGCGCGACGACCGCGAGGACGCCATCCTGCAGATCGTGCCCACGACGACCGACGCGGGGGAGCCGACGTACCGGGCGGCGAACACCGTCGACGATGCGCTCCGCACCCGCTTCGCTCCGTTGCGGCCGTGACCCCCTCGCGGTTCGCGCCGGTCCGCGTGGCGCGCGCCGTCGCGCTCGCGGCCGCCCTCGCCGGCGGTGCGTTCGCGCAGGACGCCTTGGAACGCGACCCTTCGTGGTCCAAGCCGCGCGTCGGGACGCCCTGCGCCGACACGGGCGCGGTCGTCGAGCTGCGCGGGGTGGGGCGCGCGACGTACGACGCGATCCGCGTCGAGGGCGACCGTGGGCGCGCGGTGCTCGACGGCGGCGTGTGCATCGAGCTCGACGCGCAGGAGGTCCGCATCCGCATCGCCCGCCTCGAGCTCGCCGGCCTCGAGCTCGGGGGGGCCGCGTCGGGGGACGCCGTCCGGGTCGCGGCGGACGACGCGGTCCTCGACGTCGACGCCTGGCGCCTCCGGGCGGCGTCGGTCCGCGGCCGCGTCGACGCGCTCGAGGTGCGTGACGTCGTCCTTCTCGGGCCCGGCGTCCTCGCCGTCGCCGAGCTCGGGACGCTGGTGGACGGGGACGTGCGCCTGACGGGGGTGCGCGCCGCGACCGACGGCTACCTGTTCGCCGCCGACGCCGCCCACCTGCCCCCGTCGGGGGGGCTGGTCCTCACGGGCGTGGAGGGCACCTCGTGCCGCGACTGTCCGGTCCGCATCCGCTTCGCTGCGGACCGCGCGACGGCGGACCTCGACGGGGGGCGCCTCGCGCTCACGACGCCGCGCCTGCGGGTCCTCGGGGTGCCGGTCGCGTTGGGCGACCGGCTGGAGGTCGGGGCGGGCGCGGCGGAGGTCGGCGTTCCGTTCGAGCAGCGCGAGGACGACGCGCTCGGGGTCGTCTCGCTCCTCCGCCTGCGCGAAGCGGGCGGCGCCGAACTGCGCGCGGGGACCGCGACCGCACCGACCCTCGCGCCGGTCGTCCGGTACGTCGCGGAGGCCGGCGGGGACCGCATCACCCTCGCCGCCGACGCCGAGGGCGTCACCCTCGCGGCGGGGCGGGCGGGGCCCGACGCGTTCGGGGCCACGACCCGCGTCGAGGCGGTCGCCGACCTGGCGGGGGCGGACCGGTCGGTGCGGGTGGGGCCATCCGCCCGGTGGCGGGCGGCGTCGGGGGGGCCCGCGACGGACGTGACGACGCGCGCGGGGCTCGGCGTGGAGGCGGTCGCGACGCCGCGCGACGGCGACCGCGCGCCGCGCGCGGGGGTGCGCGTCCCCGCCCACGCGGAGGTGGAGGCGACGCGCGACGTCGCGGGCCTGCGCCTGTCGGCCGTCGCGCGCGTCGACGTGCAGGGGACGCGCCTCGTGGG
This genomic window from Trueperaceae bacterium contains:
- a CDS encoding acylphosphatase, coding for MDDVARLTALVSGRVQGVGYRAFARRHALDLGLAGTAENLADGRVEVVGEGPRADLEHWLVFLRRGPAHAVVDDVDVQWGQGGGVRGFHVH
- a CDS encoding SDR family oxidoreductase; the protein is MSGGPPDAHVITGASSGIGAATARAAATPGRTLHLQGRDADRLASVADAVRTAGAEAVVHPCDLTDDAAVARLAEALPDRLAGVVHAAGVAHLGRLGALGVEALDAQWTLNVRAPFVLTRALLPALRAGRGRVVFVNSGAGQRARAGWGGYAASKFALRALADALREEESPGVRVTTIYPGRTATPMQRDVRRMEGGPYDPDAYLTPEAVAAWIVHALDAPPGVDVPDVSVRPA
- the trpC gene encoding indole-3-glycerol phosphate synthase TrpC, whose protein sequence is MGSTFTDAPAPLDAAALAAIPGVLGTIARERAAAYASAPVPDPLPAPDPASDPPVAAVGGGRLASALGGAGLAVLAEIKRRSPSQGAIADLDPVAAAHAYVAGGAAAVSVLTEPTHFGGDLAHLHAVAAAVDVPALRKDFVVHPAQILEARTAGAAGVLLIAAVLRAALPAYVAYAHAAGLDALVEVHDAAETDDALAAGTRLLGVNNRDLRTLDVDLDVAPRLLARARAQGFDGVAVAESGYATPADLAPVRGVADAVLVGTSLAGSGDLGAAVRALREAEVAP